The Megalobrama amblycephala isolate DHTTF-2021 linkage group LG10, ASM1881202v1, whole genome shotgun sequence DNA segment NNNNNNNNNNNNNNNNNNNNNNNNNNNNNNNNNNNNNNNNNNNNNNNNNNNNNNNNNNNNNNNNNNNNNNNNNNNNNNNNNNNNNNNNNNNNNNNNNNNNNNNNNNNNNNNNNNNNNNNNNNNNNNNNNNNNNNNNNNNNNNNNNNNNNNNNNNNNNNNNNNNNNNNNNNNNNNNNNNNNNNNNNNNNNNNNNNNNNNNNNNNNNNNNNNNNNNNNNNNNNNNNNNNNNNNNNNNNNNNNNNNNNNNNNNNNNNNNNNNNNNNNNNNNNNNNNNNNNNNNNNNNNNNNNNNNNNNNNNNNNNNNNNNNNNNNNNNNNNNNNNNNNNNNNNNNNNNNNNNNNNNNNNNNNNNNNNNNNNNNNNNNNNNNNNNNNNNNNNNNNNNNNNNNNNNNNNNNNNNNNNNNNNNNNNNNNNNNNNNNNNNNNNNNNNNNNNNNNNNNNNNNNNNNNNNNNNNNNNNNNNNNNNNNNNNNNNNNNNNNNNNNNNNNNNNNNNNNNNNNNNNNNNNNNNNNNNNNNNNNNNNNNNNNNNNNNNNNNNNNNNNNNNNNNNNNNNNNNNNNNNNNNNNNNNNNNNNNNNNNNNNNNNNNNNNNNNNNNNNNNNNNNNNNNNNNNNNNNNNNNNNNNNNNNNNNNNNNNNNNNNNNNNNNNNNNNNNNNNTACATAGAAGTCCAGTCGGACCATTACAAACAAAGTTGACTATAAAAATATCAATGATATCAGTGATGAACAATGGCAAGATCTAAAAGAGGTAAGGGTGCATTGAGAAAAGACTTGTGGGAAGCTGCTGGAGGAACAGAggtgataaaaaaaattttcatAGCTGAAAATATTGTAAACAAAGACACTACTCAGAAATCACCTATCTGGAACACACTATCCAACCAAATATTCGGAAAAGATACACAAAAAAACAGGCAATGGCTTTTTATTATATGGACGTATGACAGGAGAAATATAAGAACTACGTTACAACCAATGTGTTTAAAGAAACaggaaaatgaaaccaaaagtATGCGGACAGAGATTTTGGAAAAAGATGAAACAGAAATGGATAGAGAGGAGTCTGAGGAGATCAATGACTGGGGACAGACAGACACTGAGTGTGACAACTTTGAGGTGATGGAGGTTCCTCCAACAATTGACAACCACAGTAACTCAATCCATGAACTAaaaaagaatccagaaaaaaagacagaatcaAAAACAGGGGACCAAACTTATAGACATGTGCCACAAACACCAACTAAATTTAAAGTTTTTCTTCATTCAAAGGTATGGAACAAAATTTGCCCTTTGAAATGCTCCAATAAACTAAGACAACCATGGACCCACTACTTGTACAATCagttcaagaaaaaaaatccttgttGTCCCCTCCGCTTTACATACCAGCATGTCCGAGCAATAGGGAGCCGGAAGCGTATGTGTGGGTACTTAAAAATATGtgcaaaatgtaaattttcaaCATGCCGTGCAAGGTATTCCTTCACCATGAAGACCAAACCAGCCAAACATCAAACAGTTATTCCTTTAACTGTGTGCCGGACTGGAAACATCTTACACCTAAAAAAAGAACAACAGTTCAGACATGCCAGTAATGTCAGAAGGGGAAATATAGCAAAAACTGTCCTTCAAGGTGTAAgtacagaatattataaaaggCTGCAAAACACACCCATTCAGGAACTTCTTGCTGGTAACATCACTCACAGCCTAAACagaaacattttgaaagtcATTTCCCATGAAATCAATAAAGCCATGCAGCAACATGACAACATTCTTCTGGAGACTCAGCTCACACAATCCATAATCCGACAATGTGACACTGCCTCTTATTTGACTCCTGGGTATGTACAACATTTCCAGGTGGATCCTTTTGGGGCTCACATGTACACAGAAACAGGAATAGGCATACTGGTGAATAATCTGAGAGACAGATCCCCTGTCACTCTTTATCTAGATGCCACTGGGAGTGTGATTTCCAAAATTCCACATCAAACAAAACCCATCCTATACTACGCTCTTACCTTGCCAGGTAAAGGAAGAGATGCACCTCCACTTCCAGTATGCGAGATGATATCAAGCGAGCATTCCATTCCTCCTATAACTTTCTGGCTGATGCAGTTTctcctcaaactgtcaaaatACACCCGTCAACAAATTCACCAGGTGGAGACCGATTACAGCTGGGCACTTATGCAGGGAGTAATTTTGGCATTTAATAAAGAAAGTATGCCGGCTTACCTTAATAGGGTGTATGCCATCTGCCAAAAACAAAAGACCTGGGCAGATATAAAATCAGCAACAGTTTTGCACCTGTGTGCAGCTCATATCATCAAAGCTGTGTCTTCAGCTTTTCAAAGGAAGACAGACGACAAAGGGCTGCAAAAGATGGCAACATATGTATTTGCCAGGATGCAAAACACTGTTAATGTGGATGATGCCCTTGCCATTTTCAGACCCTTCTGTATTGTTTTCCTCGCAAGACATGTCAGTAAAAATGTCACAGAGAGTCTTGAATTCTTGGAGGGCCTCATTACAAAAGAAGATGCTATTCTTCAAGACCAAACAGAAGATGACTCAGAAAAGTGGGAGATGGATGAAAATTCATCAAAAACAATTGTTGGTGGTTCtccattttccaaacttttCAAGAAGATCTACGATGATGTCATGGTTGTCTTGGAAAATGAAGAACATCAGAGTGTTGAAAATCCTTATTATTGTCCAGATGTAATCAAGTTCCTTCTGGACAATTACCTGGGGATCTATCCACTTTGGAGCGGGGTTCTACTCGGAGATCTAAAAAGATACGCATGTGACATGGAgtcactacttccttccgcagAAAACTCCAAAACCAGAGACACAAActgtcatgttgaaaaatggTTTGGCATTGTGAAAACatgcattcttcaaaaaaaaacatgtgtcCGGCCAGCACACTTCATTCAGACAATGCACACATCTTTGCAGGGACGTTACAGGGAACACATAATGAATAACAATCTTCCTGAAGACCTTCTCAATAGACCTCATAAGCCATCAGGTCATGTGGCTTTTGCAGAAGAGAGGTGGGGAAAACGgccaacaaaaaaacataaaagtgcTGGTAAATCACACTTTTACAGAGCTCCACCTCAAATGCCCACACCTGGGGTGCAAAGAGCAGCACAAACCACCTTTAGTGTCCCTGATGTTCCTGGTGTTGCTGAAGAGGTAAATagcagaaggaaaaaaaaagtttttaactGACTGTGCACCTACTAACAATATTTTGTGCAGGTgtctacaaagaaaaaacatgaCATTCCCAAACCAAAACAGACCCCAACAACTGAAAGCAGTGGCATGATAAATGCAAAGGACATTTCACAAGAATATGTTCCTAAAAaggtacatttaaaatattacaattaataactataaatatacattttccaAAATTATCTTTCTTTCGTACTTACTTTGCCTCTGAAAACCTTTTTTGCACAGGTCCCAACACCAAAATTATGTGATGGTCACAAACTaaaacacaaatcaaaaaaGACACCAAGTGAGTGTGGTGACACAAAGGACAAGACAGACATTGTTAATACAGGCATTGGTGTTGCTGAAGAGGTAAAAGGGACCTTACAAAATGtagataaatcatttaataataTCTAAGAATctactaacattttttttatttaggtaACTAAACTATGGGAATGTCAAGCCACTGAACAGATTGTAGCACGTGTTAAGGCTGTCCATTACAGATTTGACATGACGTTGAGACATAAAGAATTTCTGTCTTTGCGACCCCATGATAGACTATGTGGAGAAGTAAGTGctctttattataatatttgcattacattacatttaccttATCTAATAATCAACAATACACAAATTACATGTAGAAATTTGTCTAAAAAAATTGGTAGCAATATGCAAcaatttgcaaaacatttttgaactCCCTTTAACTTCTACATGTCAGTTTTTGTAGTGTAGATGCTGTTTTTTactgaatataataaataataaatatagctattAAATAAGATATTATTTAATTCAGCTAAGGGATTTTAAGAGCAAGTATCAATACTGTTGTGTTGTCAAATTGTTTAGGTTATGGAAAGTTACATCCGCTCTGTCCTTAACGAACATGACAAGTCTGGGAAAATTTATCAGTTAAACCATCACACCACCTTTGTAATTTTCTATGGCAAAAGAGAACAAGTGGCTCGACAAGGCTTAAAGGATGTGAGTGTGAAGATATACTTAAATATTAAATCTAATTATTTGAATATTGATATAAACATGCATATTTGTTATGTTGTACAGGTTAATTTTGAAGCATTTGATGGGGTTATCACATTTCTTAATATAAGGGACATCCACTGGAAGTTTGTGGTAAGTGATGCAActtacttttaaatacactgatTTGCATGCATTAATTCCTGATTCAAAcagagctttaaaaaaaatgactagTAAAGATAGACAGTTTTTCAGCTCAAATGTGACTGCTTCATTTTTCATATACTACGttgaatataacatttttctttaacCATTGAGACTCCAAAAAAGATTTGAAAAGACTTCTGTTGTAACCACTTGCATGCAATAAAGGGCTAGTCCAcctaaaattgacaattctGTTATTGTAAATGGCATTTATCTCATTTCAAGCCTGTGTGACTTTCTTAGTagcataaaaaaatgtattatattatattatattatattatattatattatattgaggaatgtttaaaaaaagtgaCTCAGTATTTctcttttgtgtttagcagaagtcatacaggtttagaaacACATGTGTAAATgacaattgttttgtttttgttttttttgggtgaactatcttttTACTGACAACTAACAAAAAACTACATAGCAAAAACAAAGTGTGAAAACTATACAGTttcatgtgaaaataaatgtttataggTAATGGACATGATGGCACAGTATTTTCAGTAATGGTCCCTTTGCTGTTTACAAAAAGCATGTTCAATGTGTTGTGTTGTCACAGTACCTTCATCTTCCATCACAACAAATTTTTGTTGTGGATCCTGCATGTGCTACACCTGACATCAGGAGCCTGACAAACGCATCAAAAAAATTTCAGTAAGCAATTTTTTTCATACAAATATTAACACAtacaatcttaaaaaaaaaaaaaggaatctTTAGGATATCTAAATCAAATTGTTACTTAGCAAGTTGTTGTCTAACACAGACAGTACTTCAAAATGCGTCACAATCGCCTGGGAAAAGAGGACCTGGTCAATATTGAGTGGAAAACTGGTCACATAAACCACACAGTGCAAGAGGATGCTACCAGTTGTGGAGTATTTGTTTTACAGGTATTATTGTGCACGATACATAGGCCTACTAAAAGAGTGATTGGGTTTCCCGATGCCATTGCCACTTGTTTAACACATAAAAAGCAGTGCATTTTTCATAGTGGCGAATTTAAAAAGAATTTGTCTGTTAATTTTGCAACTATGAAAATACACTGCTTTTCTCAGACAATGTGAAAGTGTACTGCTGTAGTGAGGTAGCAACTTCGCTTACCCACTCATTTGTAGCGCACCCTAATACGTTGAGGAAAACAGCTCTCTTTAACTGAGTAATGCAACCACATATTGTGGTCTTTCCTTCAAttaatgttcatgtttttaagaACAGATAACTTAAAAGGTAAGCAGACTTATTTAAAATTTGTTATATACTGTTGTGCTTACttatattaaacaatttttaattcattaaaacaAGTTGTTTCACATAACAGTTTTACTAAGGTTACTCTATATTAGTTGCACTTTTAAAATTTTGCACTTTTGTAAAATTCTAAACAGCTGATAGTTATTGTGTTTAAAGAGGAATGTCTGAAGAATAAATAACACTGAAACTACAAATGTATGTTGTTTTCCTCTATCAAAACAATTGAATATAACACCTCTCTGAGaggcaaaaacattttttgaagtttaaatgtctttaatttaAGACGTGTCTTGTTaattcaagatatcttaatGACACTTTAGATTCTTGTTCTTATGAAACTTTTGTGGAATCTTTTGTTTGAAGGTCCTATATGGTTCAGTCTCATATATATAGAGATGTCAATGTAGTTACATGAAGTTCCGATACTGCAAATTTGACTGTTCAAATTAACATTCTTGAAACTGATTAATATATAGATTATCAATACACTTTGAGTTAAAGTTAATGTGCCTCAACTTAACTCTCAGAGTACCAAAAATCCACTGAAAATGGTTGTTTTATTCAGTTCTATTCATAGAgggaaacaagatacatttctagtttcaatatttatttgtcagacattcctctttaaatgcaataagcaTCAGCTGTGTGCAAAGTGAATTGGCCATTGCTAATTTGAAAATTCAAAAATTTGAACATAGCAGCTGCTTTGAGATCCCAATATCTATGGGATTAAACTATATAGAGCcttgaaaatgacaaaatccAAAGGAAATTTGATTAAGAATGAGAATCGAGAAGAATTTCTTAATATCCTTCAATACTTTTAGAATTACAAGCATACTTTGGAAAAAAgaatatttatggcactcagacaTAAATATTCTATTAACACAATTGTTCTATACAATTGTGTTAATAGAAAAACACAATACATTTCAAGACTCAACATAAGTTGTTCCTCAGATTTTACTGTGAAGAAAATAAAGTATCAGAtgtatgcaaagtgacccacatttaatgttttttgctttctttgctatttatgtttgtctttctacagaaaaaatattaaataaatcaacCCATTTTCAGAAACTTCCCCAGCTCATTTTTGTCACAGAATGACCCAATTACAATACttgtattaaaatgaataaattaattacgTTTCTTTAGAAACTGACCTcatcagacatttaaaagcatACGTTGTAACGAAAACCATCTTCGTCATCTACATTAATTTAggccgcatttacactgcaTGGATGAAATGAACCAATTTTGATTATTCCTCCCATATGACCCACGACAGTGTTTAAAAAAGGAACAAGTGTTAAAAAGTTAAAGACGCTAAACTTTACCATTCATCTGAATTGATGAATTGCTGCGCCGCCATAATGGATTGATATAGTCAACCAATCGGAATTAAGTGcatggcacatatttacattacatttaatcatttagcagacgcttttatccaaagcgacttacaaatgagaatagtaAAATCAATCAGTTTACATAGGCCTATTCATCTGAACGTCGATCTCAGCACTGTGGGCGCcgtcagatgttcgtttacagtatatcgcagctcaagcatttcgaacttcgttttacccctaaacgaagaacgaaaaacaACTTCGTTTGATACCGTTTGGGCCTTTAGGAATTAAGacgtgcagtgtaaatgcagcccaGACACAGAAAAAGTTCTCATAACCGTAAGCTGTTTTGTACCTTGGAAATAactctgaaatatatatataaatatatatatatataatatacaaataacattacaataaaatgCATAAGGTAATCAAGAAACGTATGTATGTGTTTGAAATGTGTACTTACCAAACATAGCCTACATTTCGCCTTTAATCTTTACGACGAATCTCCCTGCAAGAGTGTGCTGTGCTGGCCTGCTGCATCAGCAAATTCACAAAGATCGAAAAATTACCGCCTTGTGTTTATATCTACCAAACAGCGCGGTTGTCAGTCAGAATTTCAAGCTTAACCAATCatataaaacaaagacagagtaataattaaaatatttgtcattttgaaTTATTAACACTTGATATCCTTATTGGAAAGGTTTTCAAATTATGTCGATAAATTGGCCTATTATTAACAATTATGAGCAATCAGTACTTCTGGAAACCCAACcttgtaaaagtaatttattagtagtaatttttaattttttcaacaaaatatttatagcctatattttttgtacatttttttaagatgaTAAAGGAAACTGTGAAACAGTTTCCAGTCATTCCACAggaatttcaaataaatccttCAGCAGAAAATATACAAAACCTCAGAAGAGAGATGGCACGGGATATTCTGCTTGCAGCAGGTTATTGCTCAAATCAATATATCattgcattttaatgtaatttaattaattataccaACTTAGGAAATATTATGCATTAAGTAACTTTACATTTTATCTTAGAATCAAACGAGGAATTCTGCTCTACCTGTGGGCTGAGAGACCTCCCAAACAAGACAGATGTCCAGATGATTGACTGGGTAAATATCTACAGCTGCAAGAAATAATCAAAGTAGACGGCGGCGGCGCCCAGCTATAGTGTGTTTAAGGGAGTAATCAAATCTGTTGTTATTATTAGCCTAAGTCACAGTTAGCGGCATGGATGCAGCATTGCACACCTATTACAAAAGCAGCTTGCGTTCATTTACGATTAATTAATCcagaaacaataaaaacataacatgtCTTGACATAACAGTGAAGTTAATCTAATGACTTTGCTCTCTTTATTGTATTCTTCATGCAGATTCAATGTGACAGGTGTTGTAGGTGGTTTCACATTTTATGTGTAGGCCTACAGTGCAATTCTTCTGATGAAACGGAATGGTTCTGTGAGTTGTGCAGGATGCACTAAAAAGGTGAAGGACAAACAACAGGCAAACAGTTAGCCTAAATGCTAAAGATGTGCCATGGCCCATTATTTTGGGTTGTTACGACCAAATTATCCACTAAATTTCTGCTTTTTAGTGAAATGTTTATAAAGGCCTGTAaagattttgttgttgttgttgttgtttttgttctgaCAGTTTTTAATTGTTGGCTGTCTTTAAatctttttgttgttataatCATCACATCTAATATGAAtagaaatgtcattttatttatatatttatttattaatgtcaTTTGTTTAGTTGTAGACCTTTTTCTTCTCTTTGTTAGAAAACATCAAAACAATAGTGgcaatggatttttttttaaaaacaaaacattaaaagaaaagtttatCTTAAACATTTGCATGGTTTGCACtgattttaaagttttactttTAGAAATTGTTTCCAAATATATGTTAATgtcaattttaaattgtttaaaaatagttATTGTTCAATCCACTTGACTTTGGTTATAGGCCTAGAGTAAAAAAgccataataattattaaataacatataaGTAGACAGTTATCTATATCAATTGTAAAATATTCTAATAACACTTGAGTAGAGGCCTACTcaatgttacagttttttttcagttgctaacatacatttgtccattctgtagtcacattttcaaaactctaaacacatttagcagaacatccgtctgttgtgataccattaacacaattcatgtcgttttcacacaaaatgcagtcaattaacacattttttaaattcttacattttcttttcatataagcttacctcataccaaaatcatggatctttctcatcttatttgcaaatgcttaaactcAGCAAGTCAGAAAGGAAGACCCAATGTTCCAATCattaaatatagtataaaacctctacttttgcaacaacagcagctcaaaagtattaaaaaaaatagaaaaaacaaatactgaaacaattaataaacatttttaattagcagatcactgaaatattgcgAAATAGCAGATGCCAGTCTCAGTTGGAGGCATAGTCGAACTTCTTTTCATTacatggacatggacagtaaGACTCTGAATCAGATTTGTTCAGTGTagatgaagaacaacacagaggagcagagagaaaatagtATTTGAGTAAGGGAGAAGAAtggaggagaggagaagttggatcagaacaagggagaagaagaggtatgggagaggaggaagaatgtgtgctggattgtgcatctctgttttttcacTTACATGTGGAgtctatgaaagcttatttctgccatgaatagaaaataaaaaaggtaattgtaaaatgtctttttatctcacatttctgactttttaaactcaattcctatagtttatatatcacaattctgaggaaaaaaagtcagaattgtgagatgtaaactcacaattgcaaaataaaaataaataaataaaaatagaattgtgagataaaaagtcacaattaccttttatacttttttattctttgacagaaaaaaaagcttccagaaaccaaaggccatgtatgttggatttgttgttgatcaatggcagcagtttcatgttttcatttcagtaaaagcttcatgtaaatCTTTTACTGCaacgattccactaccactgttccatatatgcagaatatgtggtctgtgtagggcactaactaccaaggggacaccatcccaccctctatgagggcaacatcaacaccacacacccaaccccaaaaaaaagatttcaaccaaggggtcaactgaagttctgcataggggactcatctgaccagcagctgccctgagcaattctgatactttcttcttctctttttctactgtacattccatgaaataatgactcacttctgttgccaagaatgcacacattcaacactcaaccaaaaatgtagaaaaaatGGCTTACATGTATTATACTATTACTGTAGTAcaaggaaactgaattataaaaacaatggatttcatattttctgcaggtagaactgaaacatgacaagtaatgcagttttcataatgccatcaactgttagtattttgagagtcattgcgctttgattgactatatgttcatgttggatagaaaactagtgctagtgtttgacagaacgacatgattttgaatcaggtttgctgtgttttgatagagttagtatgtgttgaaaaaggtttttagcattttgaaatgtagagtttgtgtttatttaacaaaatatggttttgggcagaaaattaactatttggctaattgtgtgatgaatgtgtgttgctgtgttaagagtttagaaaaagtattttaagtattgctaaacgcttgttagcaattgaaaaaaactgtaattatcTTATATGAAAACTCCTTTACTTTGTAATagaatatttatttgtaatataatgTACTCCAAtctaacttttttcttgaacagaaagttcaatgaattaaaagcaataatatattttgtttggaCAATGGAGCATAAGCAATTATCACATCTATAACTTCAAAAAATGTTCCTATTCAGCCTGAAATAAAGTAGCACATCAAATATCTGTAATCCAGTAACCCTCAAAAGatgatgatttatttattatttccaaACTGTACATTAATGTGCATTTCCATTCAAAGGAATTATTATTGTACATGACAATAAAACCTATTTATGTACGTTTACAAGTGTAATTGGTATGTTATTAACATCAAAATAGCATTTTAGTAAAAACTCTGGCctttttgaaatataacattTGGTTTTATGTATATAAGATATATAACTACTTATTCCACTGTAATACTACATAATGGTGACATTACAAGATCCTAACACCATTAGTTcacatttgttaatatttaaataaagaccAGAAATCAATGAAAAAGAATTCGAACTGTTGATTGTTTAACTTCTGTATGTTTTCTTAAATAAAGGGATGTGTAAAGGGAACTGTTGATGCTATTATATAAAGTTGTCAGTACTTTTGATaatagtaatcaaatgtaaacaaaattaaGTTTCTTAAAAATGTCGTCATCTTCAGTTGTGTTGAATGCCTTTTAAAAATCagtaaagaataaaaaaagattttcatttcaaacagggtaatgtaatttatatttaacattAGCCACATATTATTCCTaatactgataataataataattagaataataataatttttgtaaaactaacaaatgcaaatgtaaaaataataaaagagcAGGTACATTTGGTGAGAAATGTGTGGCTATATTGGGGTGGTTTTGACAAATTTTCAGGTCACATAACCAGAAAGTTATTTAGATTTGTGTAAttgaaaaattcattaaaaaaatgacaaaatgacatttcccaaatccaactggtgtatgatgtgtgacaggtgtgtgtgaacatatcacaactggtgtgacatcatcgggtcacatgaccaggaagttatatagatttgtgtatttcaaaaattcataaaaaaatgacaaaatgacatttccaaaatccaactggtgtatgatgtgtgacaggtgtgtgtgaacatatcactactggtgtgacatcatcgggtcacatgaccaggaagttatatagatttgtgtatttcaaaaattcataaaaaaatgacaaaatgacatttcccaaatccaactggtgtatgatgtgtgacaggtgtgtgtgaacatatcacaactggtgtgacatcatcgggtcacatgaccaggaagttatatagatttgtgtaattcaaaaattcataaaaaaatgacaaaatgacatttccaaaatccaactcATGTATGATGTgcgacaggtgtgtgtgaacatatcactactggtgtgacatcatcgggtcacatgaccaggaagttatatagatttgtgtatttcaaaaattcataaaaaaatgacaaaatgacatttccaaaatccaactggtgtatgatgtgcgacaggtgtgtgtgaacatatcacaactggtgtgacatcatcgggtcacatgaccaggaagttatatagatttgtgtaatgcaaaaattcataaaaaattgacaaaatgacatttccaaaatccaactggtgtatgatgtgtgacaggtgtgtgtgaacatatcacaactggtgtgacatcatcgggtcacatgaccaggaagttatatagatttgtgtaatgcaaaaattcataaaaaattgacaaaatgacatttccaaaatccaactggtgtatgatgtgtgacaggtgtgtgtgaacatatcactactggtgtgacatcatcgggtcacatgaccaggaagttatatagatttgtgtatttcaaaaattcataaaaaatgacaaaatgacatttccaaaatccaactggtgtatgatgtgcgacaggtgtgtgtgaacatatcactactggtgtgacatcatcgggtcacatgaccaggaagttatatagatttgtgtatttcaaaaattcataaaaaattgacaaaatgacatttccaaaatccaactcatgtatgatgtgtgacaggtgtgtgtgaacatatcactactggtgtgacatcatcgggtcacatgaccaggaagttatatagatttgtgtaatttcaaaaattcataaaaaattgacaaaatgacatttccaaaatccaactcatgtatgatgtgtgacaggtgtgtgtgaacatatcactactggtgtgacatcatcgggtcacatgaccaggaagttatat contains these protein-coding regions:
- the LOC125277172 gene encoding uncharacterized protein LOC125277172 — its product is MPTPGVQRAAQTTFSVPDVPGVAEEVSTKKKHDIPKPKQTPTTESSGMINAKDISQEYVPKKVPTPKLCDGHKLKHKSKKTPSECGDTKDKTDIVNTGIGVAEEVTKLWECQATEQIVARVKAVHYRFDMTLRHKEFLSLRPHDRLCGEVMESYIRSVLNEHDKSGKIYQLNHHTTFVIFYGKREQVARQGLKDVNFEAFDGVITFLNIRDIHWKFVYLHLPSQQIFVVDPACATPDIRSLTNASKKFQQYFKMRHNRLGKEDLVNIEWKTGHINHTVQEDATSCGVFVLQMIKETVKQFPVIPQEFQINPSAENIQNLRREMARDILLAAESNEEFCSTCGLRDLPNKTDVQMIDWIQCDRCCRWFHILCVGLQCNSSDETEWFCELCRMH